The Pochonia chlamydosporia 170 chromosome 1, whole genome shotgun sequence genome window below encodes:
- a CDS encoding low temperature requirement A protein(LtrA) (similar to Metarhizium acridum CQMa 102 XP_007811982.1), which translates to MSSTPGTRRRPPQEFTLPSGKKVIAASSEAIPSLRQQYSQGNDDVEIVIQGSAEHTNYLKQSRQHHESRRAQLKERHGAAFDEWEHVQNQLNSVSAQLSRISTSSSGLHGNYSKFGYNAGVRTYDDGEQDEGNAPGGGGNANETHHEGYRQASTIKLAKRPVVRQWFHGNVLWRGSEQTEIMAVELFFDLLYVGIIHSNGEHMSEEPNGEELLRFAVTFIMSWKIWTDITMALSWFETDDVITRLEILFEIACLLAFTTNMTNCFVDDPAHNTYTQLVSFYLAARLLFAAHYAVVAYLVPMIRGVMLTSIITILVPSALWIASIHVDMPGRLGFIWPALALDMYGSGIFTGLFRYARSAGADTSMGKKLNKLFEFFPAMNIEHKVERMNAFVSLVLGYSVVGILFQSNGGYNVNAFLGKAVLGLMQAFFFNWIYFDVDASTINVHAIRHSANGAILWQFAHLPFIMGYIVATSALSTLVLALDVPNTERDQLLPPYSERAEDHLSSGVRFFYCQGLAVALLSMAAISLSHSHRTPHAMRLSKTVRLINRVLVCIIMFLLPMATHVNSLSLISITLGLTSYVLIVELWGKSCKDESFFPGRRDESKMRAMADAKRAEARGVDNPNPGQVGADRMPVDQSDKTAF; encoded by the exons ATGTCCTCCACACCAGGCACGCGGCGTAGGCCACCCCAAGAATTCACCCTCCCCTCGGGCAAAAAGGTTATCGCTGCATCCTCAGAAGCTATACCTTCGCTTCGCCAGCAATACTCCCAAGGCAATGACGATGTCGAGATTGTAATCCAAGGTTCAGCCGAACACACCAACTACCTCAAGCAaagccgccaacaccatgaaAGCCGTCGTGCACAGCTAAAGGAGCGACACGGCGCCGCATTTGATGAATGGGAACATGTCCAGAACCAACTAAACAGTGTGTCTGCCCAATTGTCGCGTATATCAACAAGCTCGTCTGGCCTGCATGGGAACTATAGCAAGTTTGGCTACAATGCAGGTGTGAGAACGTACGATGACGGCGAGCAGGATGAGGGCAATGCACCAGGAGGAGGGGGGAATGCAAATGAGACGCATCATGAGGGATATCGACAGGCGTCAACgatcaagttggccaagcgACCTGTTGTGAGGCAGTGGTTTCATGGGAATGTCTTGTGGAGAGGGTCGGAGCAGACTGAGATTATGGCTGTCGAGCTCTTCTTTGATCTTCTCTATG TTGGTATTATTCACAGCAATGGCGAGCACATGTCGGAAGAGCCGAATGGCGAGGAACTGCTGCGTTTCGCCGTGACATTCATCATGTCATGGAAAATTTGGACTGACATCACCATGGCACTCAGCTGGTTTGAAACCGACGACGTGATAACCAGACTAGAGATTCTATTTGAAATCGCCTGCCTATTGGC CTTCACCACCAATATGACGAATTGCTTCGTCGACGATCCAGCACACAACACCTACACCCAACTCGTATCCTTCTACCTCGCCGCACGGCTTCTCTTCGCAGCCCACTACGCCGTAGTCGCCTACCTGGTCCCCATGATCCGCGGCGTCATGCTCACATCCATTatcaccatcctcgtccCATCAGCACTCTGGATAGCCAGCATCCACGTCGACATGCCCGGCCGTCTAGGCTTCATCTGGCCCGCCCTCGCGCTTGACATGTACGGATCAGGAATCTTCACCGGACTGTTCCGCTACGCCCGCAGCGCCGGCGCAGATACATCCATGGGCAAAAAGCTAAACAAGCTGTTCGAGTTCTTCCCCGCCATGAACATCGAGCACAAAGTCGAGCGGATGAATGCCTTTGTGTCCCTAGTCCTGGGCTACTCCGTCGTAGGAATCTTATTCCAGTCCAACGGCGGCTACAACGTCAATGCCTTCCTAGGCAAGGCTGTTCTGGGACTCATGCaggccttcttcttcaactggaTCTACTTTGACGTAGACGCCAGCACAATCAACGTTCACGCCATTCGCCATTCCGCCAACGGAG CAATCCTCTGGCAGTTCGCTCACCTCCCCTTCATAATGGGCTACATAGTAGCCACGTCCGCCCTCTCCACGCTCGTCCTAGCCCTCGACGTGCCCAACACGGAGCGCGACCAGCTCCTCCCGCCGTACTCGGAACGCGCAGAAGACCATTTGAGCAGCGGCGTCCGTTTCTTCTACTGCCAGGGTCTCGCTGTTGCGCTTCTCtccatggccgccatctcCCTGAGCCATTCGCACCGCACGCCGCATGCGATGCGCCTCTCCAAGACAGTCCGCCTGATCAACCGCGTGCTCgtctgcatcatcatgttcCTGCTCCCCATGGCGACGCACGTGAATAGCCTGTCGCTCATTTCCATCACGCTCGGCCTGACGTCGTATGTGTTGATTGTTGAACTGTGGGGGAAGTCTTGCAAGGATGAGAGTTTCTTTCCTGGGAGGCGTGATGAGTCCAAGATGCGGGCTATGGCGGATGCGAAGAGGGCGGAGGCAAGGGGCGTGGATAATCCTAATCCGGGGCAGGTTGGTGCTGATAGAATGCCTGTTGATCAGAGTGATAAGACTGCGTTTTGA
- a CDS encoding mitochondrial ATP synthase epsilon chain domain-containing protein — protein MTAAWKAAGLTYNRYLAIAARAVRRSLKEDKRIVAERRGESELRFAKWSSGKQGENKDLGAANAAAMAETASS, from the exons atgACTGCTGCCTGGAAAGCCGCTGGCTTGAC CTACAACCGCTACCTGGCCATCGCGGCCCGAGCTGTCCGCCGCAGCCTCAAGGAGGATAAGAGAATCGTTGCTGAGCGACGCGGCGAGTCCGAACTTCGTTTCGCTAAGTGGTCG AGCGGCAAGCAGGGCGAAAACAAGGACCTTGGTGCCGCCAACGCTGCCGCCATGGCCGAGACCGCCTCTTCTTAA
- a CDS encoding amino-acid N-acetyltransferase subunit Mak10 (similar to Cordyceps militaris CM01 XP_006669961.1): MADPGIGAENEISRLSLGGYGDEPPLPPPSVKSAGIIAIDITNQFAEAVNTLEPGELVKDGFFTLFDSVAALEIMDPKMDSGCVQPGEEFEMLYDVSRPLAPEDMSWHLGYPLSQTIFTSVYVEALLMPEPGSIQQARFVRNGSNGADQEPMLDILGAYCLGMLKACGHVNERIKSEHFYEEEDFVPNTYNRTLLTKFPTRDVQDVLAKAKETVLSLKGSISDDIAQALISRLELRRVFLDATESPQYMKDPPKARASWEEAINLLPEIASTHALGKPVEDAFSTKLQRKLASTMPPRPIVQMKFDVAFGHLLRLFKDGLEVIGVSKYTDSQCLQTFVQTFQSKKPQPMVYVRTLLQTFLFNDMEILGSMSIRQLLDDDFSIITLPANPLLDRGNDEIEAVHDPRFVMSQQMELFRQRAAQPFLDILRTACQNRCRVRRTLCHLIRDWENLQADAEDIDQIIQIKTKEQPVLQRSALGLSSMETYSLPLSSWTYLYKLRQMEAIVQLGFELEVYQKDELAGMYWYLNYLAKSRLQHAERIKTFVVRRATVARSAPTIDPSHEAQLQRSLTSTRLSMLHAAVTWELSDALSCVYTVLNRHAIIKPPQRPYSNDQLRYELRMRPFASIGLPALPSFEEFMAGTTQPDTSTEELLEYAERAAASAKRGFEALSRYSAEESFSVGSHEGWTLSAKGALKACIATGLAITKLQRLMQGKTWEGSNTDGIGVSAEVPTPDKSYHEWWIVPTIASTSRS; this comes from the exons ATGGCCGATCCTGGAATCGGTGCAGAAAATG AAATCTCCCGGCTATCATTAGGCGGCTATGGCGATGAACCACCTCTGCCGCCGCCCAGCGTCAAAAGCGCGGGTATCATTGCTATTGACATAACAAATCAGTTTGCAGAAGCCGTCAACA CCTTGGAACCTGGTGAGCTGGTCAAAGATGGCTTCTTTACGCTCTTTGACTCTGTCGCCGCGCTGGAG ATCATGGATCCGAAAATGGATAGCGGTTGTGTTCAGCCAGGCGAAGAATTTGAGATGTTGTATGACGTGTCGCGGCCGTTGGCTCCTGAAGAC ATGTCCTGGCACCTGGGTTATCCCTTGTCGCAAACCATATTCACCAGCGTATATGTGGAAGCCCTCTTGATGCCCGAGCCTGGTAGTATCCAACAGGCAAGATTCGTGAgaaatggcagcaatggcgcAGATCAAGAGCCTATGCTCGACATCCTTGGGGCCTACTGCTTGGGCATGCTCAAAGCATGTGGGCATGTGAATGAACGCATCAAGTCTGAGCACTTTTATGAG GAGGAAGATTTCGTGCCAAATACATATAACCGTACATTATTGACCAAATTCCCTACTAGGGACGTTCAAGATGTCCTGGCTAAAGCAAAAGAGACTGTCTTGTCACTCAAGGGCTCAATATctgacgacattgcccaagCTCTTATCAGCCGCCTGGAGCTGCGTCGTGTCTTCTTGGATGCTACTGAATCGCCACAGTATATGAAAGATCCTCCAAAGGCGAGGGCATCTTGGGAAGAGGCTATTAATCTGCTACCCGAAATTGCCTCCACCCATGCCTTAGGAAAACCGGTCGAGGATGCATTCAGCACCAAGTTACAACGGAAACTGGCTAGTACGATGCCACCACGGCCGATTGTCCAGATGAAATTTGATGTTGCGTTTGGCCATCTATTACGGCTGTTTAAAGATGGTCTAGAAGTCATTGGTGTTTCGAAATACACCGACTCTCAATGCCTCCAG ACGTTTGTACAAACTTTTCAATCAAAGAAGCCTCAGCCAATGGTCTACGTTCGCACCCTTCTCCAAACGTTCCTATTCAACGACATGGAGATCCTcggctccatgtccatccgCCAACTCCTCGACGACGatttctccatcatcaccctgCCCGCAAACCCCCTCCTCGATCGGGGCAATGACGAGATCGAAGCCGTTCATGATCCCCGTTTCGTCATGTCTCAACAAATGGAGCTCTTCCGTCAGCGAGCTGCCCAACCTTTCCTCGATATTCTCCGAACAGCTTGCCAAAACAGATGTCGTGTCCGTCGCACACTATGCCACTTAATCCGTGACTGGGAGAATCTGCAGGCCGACGCCGAAGACATTGACCAGATCATACAGATCAAAACCAAAGAGCAACCAGTACTGCAGCGATCAGCACTGGGCCTCAGCTCAATGGAGACGTACTCCCTTCCCTTGTCATCATGGACATATCTCTATAAGCTGCGACAGATGGAGGCCATCGTCCAATTAGGGTTCGAACTGGAGGTCTATCAGAAGGACGAACTGGCCGGCATGTACTGGTACCTAAACTACCTGGCAAAATCACGCCTCCAGCACGCCGAGAGAATCAAGACATTCGTCGTGCGTCGCGCAACCGTCGCTCGATCCGCACCCACCATCGACCCTAGCCATGAAGCGCAGCTGCAACGCTCCCTCACCTCTACGAGGCTATCTATGCTTCATGCAGCTGTTACGTGGGAGCTCTCCGACGCCCTCAGCTGTGTGTACACAGTTTTGAATCGCCACGCAATCATCAAGCCGCCCCAAAGACCATATAGCAACGACCAGCTACGATATGAATTGCGCATGCGCCCATTCGCATCTATTGGTCTCCCCGCGCTACCTAGCTTTGAAGAATTCATGGCGGGCACAACACAGCCGGATACTAGTACGGAGGAATTGCTCGAGTATGCTGAACGCGCCGCCGCAAGTGCAAAGAGAGGATTTGAAGCACTGAGTCGATACTCGGCGGAGGAGAGTTTCTCGGTGGGCTCGCATGAGGGGTGGACTCTGTCAGCAAAGGGGGCTCTGAAGGCGTGTATAGCTACGGGACTGGCCATTACAAAGCTACAGCGGTTGATGCAGGGCAAGACATGGGAGGGTAGTAATACTGACGGCATAGGTGTTTCGGCCGAGGTACCCACGCCAGATAAGTCCTATCACGAGTGGTGGATTGTTCCGACGATagcttcaacatcacggTCGTAA
- a CDS encoding peroxisomal membrane protein PMP47B (similar to Metarhizium acridum CQMa 102 XP_007813545.1) — MAAKAPIPQNDNVAHALAGAGGGILSMVLTYPLITLSTRAQVESKKAESKFIDAVQKIIAREGIPGLYSGINSALFGISVTNFVYYYWYEWTKAFFEKAAATAGRANKKLTTIESMIAGAIAGSATVIITNPIWVVNTRVTTRQQNSEADLEAGKPAKKPTTMGTLAALLKNEGPQALFSGVLPALVLVINPILQYTLFEQMKNYVEKRRKVTPTVAFFLGALGKLFATSVTYPYITVKSQMHVAGSHSSKKEGMTEALRRVIREEGYAGLYKGIGPKVTQSVLTAALLFAFKDVLYEQTVRLRQGRKA, encoded by the exons ATGGCTGCCAAAGCTCCGATCCCTCAGAATGACAATGTTGCCCACGCGCTCGCCGGCGCTGGCGGTggcatcttgtccatggtgttgac CTATCCTCTCATCACCCTTTCCACCCGCGCTCAGGTTGAGTCCAAGAAGGCCGAGAGCAAATTCATTGATGCCGTCCAGAAGATCATCGCCCGCGAGGGTATTCCCGGCCTGTATTCAGGCATCAACTCGGCGCTTTTTGGCATCAGCGTCACCAACTTCGTCTACTACTACTGGTATGAGTGGACCAAGGCGTTCTTTGAGAAGGCCGCCGCCACGGCTGGCCgagccaacaagaagctcacCACGATTGAGTCCATGATTGCCGGTGCTATTGCTGGCTCCgccaccgtcatcatcaccaaccccatctGGGTTGTCAACACTCGCGTCACCACGCGCCAGCAGAACAGCGAGGCTGACCTTGAGGCCGGCAAACCTGCTAAGAAGCCCACCACCATGGGCACCCTGGCGGCCCTTCTCAAGAATGAGGGACCCCAGGCTCTCTTCTCGGGCGTTCTTCCCGCGTTGGTCCTGGTCATCAACCCCATTCTCCAGTACACGCTCTTCGAGCAGATGAAGAACTACGTCGAGAAGAGGAGAAAGGTGACTCCTACCGTCGCCTTTTTCCTCGGCGCTCTCGGCAAGCTCTTTGCCACGTCGGTGACCTACCCTTACATCACCGTCAAGAGCCAGATGCACGTTGctggcagccacagcagcaagaAGGAGGGTATGACGGAGGCTCTGCGACGAGTCATCCGCGAGGAGGGATACGCCGGTCTCTACAAGG GCATCGGCCCCAAGGTCACTCAGAGCGTCTTGACAGCCGCTTTGCTGTTTGCCTTCAAGGATGTCCTCTATGAGCAGACTGTGCGTCTCCGCCAAGGTCGCAAGGCATAA
- a CDS encoding 26S proteasome non-ATPase regulatory subunit 11 (similar to Aspergillus terreus NIH2624 XP_001212181.1) codes for MAAADSSRLQEAQKLAKTDPRKAEAIYKEITSKAPAATSDAATREYESALISLGELYRDEKKTQELVDLVRESRSVFSSFAKAKSSKLVRQLLDLFKEIPNSTDIEVHITKDCIEWATAERRAFQRQDLEVRLVALYMIKQSYYDALTLINSLLRELKRLDDKLRLVEVQLLESRVYHALGNIPKARAALTTARTSAASVYTPPLLQANLDMQSGMLHAEDKDFNTAFSYFIEALDGYHSLDESPKAQAALQYMLLCKIMLNLADDVNQLMSSKQAVKYAGKNLEAMKAIARAHSNRSLEEYERALSAYRYELGSDAFIRNHLRRLYDAMLEQNLIKVIEPFSRVEIDHIAKMVGLDTQQVERKLSQMILDKVIIGVLDQGAGCLIIYDETQRDESYDAALATIEKLSNVVDVLYTNQASMLE; via the exons ATGGCGGCCGCCGACTCGAGCCGGCTCCAAGAAGCCCAGAAGCTTGCCAAAACCGACCCTCGAAAGGCTGAGGCCATCTACAAAGAAATCACCTCCAAGGCGCCCGCTGCCACATCCGATGCTGCCACTCGCGAGTATGAGTCGGCCCTCATCAGCTTGGGAGAGCTGTACCGAGACGAAAA GAAAACACAAGAATTGGTCGACCTTGTTCGCGAGAGCCGTTCAGTATTTTCGTCCTTTGCAAAGGCGAAATCATCAAAGCTTG TCCGACAATTACTTGACCTCTTCAAAGAAATCCCCAACAGCACCGACATCGAAGTACACATCACAAAGGACTGCATCGAATGGGCCACTGCCGAGCGCCGCGCCTTCCAGCGCCAGGACCTCGAAGTCCGCCTCGTCGCCCTCTACATGATCAAACAGTCCTACTACGATGCCCTCACCctcatcaacagcctccTCCGAGAGCTGAAGCGCCTCGATGACAAGCTGCGCCTGGTGGAAGTCCAACTCCTCGAATCAAGGGTGTACCACGCGCTCGGCAACATCCCCAAGGCCCGTGCCGCCCTCACCACAGCGCGAACAAGCGCCGCGAGCGTCTACACCCCGCCCTTGCTACAGGCCAATCTCGACATGCAGAGCGGCATGCTGCACGCCGAAGACAAGGACTTCAACACCGCATTCTCCTACTTCATTGAGGCGCTGGATGGGTACCACAGTCTGGACGAGAGCCCCAAGGCCCAAGCCGCCCTGCAGTACATGCTCCTCTGCAAGATCATGCTCAACCTCGCCGACGACGTGAACCAGCTCATGTCCTCCAAGCAAGCGGTCAAGTACGCCGGCAAGAACCTGGAGGCCATGAAGGCTATTGCCCGCGCACACTCCAACCGCTCCTTGGAAGAATACGAGCGCGCTCTGTCGGCGTACCGCTACGAACTCGGCAGCGACGCCTTTATTCGCAACCATCTGCGCCGATTGTACGACGCCATGTTGGAGCAGAATCTCATCAAGGTCATTGAGCCGTTTTCCCGCGTGGAGATTGACCacattgccaagatggttGGTCTGGACACCCAGCAAGTGGAGCGAAAGTTGTCGCAGATGATTTTGGACAAGGTCATTATCGGTGTCTTGGATCAGGGTGCGGGCTGTCTCATCATCTACGATGAGACGCAGCGCGATGAATCGTACGATGCGGCGCTGGCAACGATTGAGAAGCTGAGCAACGTGGTGGATGTGCTGTATACAAACCAGGCTTCCATGCTGGAGTAA
- a CDS encoding GrpE nucleotide exchange factor (similar to Metarhizium robertsii ARSEF 23 XP_007823799.1), which yields MLRQALTTSSRALRSAPRLGANQPLLRTQFQNNAPAAWSIRAAQPTVARWYSDAKEAPAEGEKAETEAKEGAGETDAVAELKKSLEAKDAEARDWKDKCMRTVADFRNLQDRTQREVKTAREFAIQKFAKDLVESVDNLDRALITVPSEKLTSKDEASKDLINLYDGLKMTESILMQTLAKHGLERLNPEGEKFNPNEHEATFMAPQPDKENNLVFHVQQKGFKLNGRVLRAAKVGVVKNA from the exons ATGTTGCGCCAAGCCCTCACTACCTCCTCCAGAGCTCTGCGCTCTGCTCCTCGCCTTGGAGCTAACCAGCCTTTGCTGCGAACCCAATTCCAGAACAACGCCCCTGCTGCGTGGTCAATAAGAGCTGCTCAGCCGACCGTCGCTCGGTGGTATAGCGATGCCAAGGAGGCGCCTGCTGAGGGCGAGAAGGCCGAAACTGAGGCCAAGGAGGGTGCGGGTGAGACGGATGCTGTCGCTGAGCTGAAGAAGTCCTTGGAGGCTAAGGATGCCGAAGCTCGGGACTGGAAG GACAAGTGCATGCGCACTGTTGCCGATTTCCGCAATCTCCAAGACCGCACGCAGCGCGAAGTCAAGACAGCCCGAGAATTCGCCATCCAAAAATTCGCCAAAGACCTAGTCGAGAGCGTCGACAACCTGGACCGCGCCCTCATCACAGTCCCCTCAGAGAAGCTCACCTCCAAGGACGAAGCCTCCAAGgacctcatcaacctctACGACGGCCTCAAAATGACGGAAAGCATCCTCATGCAGACCCTCGCCAAGCACGGCCTCGAGCGGCTAAACCCGGAAGGCGAAAAGTTCAACCCCAACGAGCACGAGGCCACCTTTATGGCCCCCCAACccgacaaggagaacaacCTCGTCTTCCACGTCCAGCAAAAGGGCTTCAAGCTCAACGGCCGTGTCCTGCGAGCCGCCAAGGTCGGCGTCGTCAAGAACGCTTAA
- a CDS encoding DASH complex subunit dad1 domain-containing protein, producing MAKRQRTSEMDLREKTYFEQQREALISDIAMSFEHVLANINKLNRSLESVIEVGNEFSSVEALWSQFENVMAKDESKQQGDKAEQEEQGEQNE from the exons ATGGCTAAGCGCCAGCGTACGTCCGAGATGGACCTTCGCGAGAAGACCTACTTTGAACAGCAGCGCGAAGCACTCATAAGCGATATCGCAATG AGCTTCGAACACGTCCTCGCAAACATCAATAAGCTAAACCGTTCCCTCGAGTCCGTCATAGAA GTCGGCAATGAATTCTCCTCCGTAGAAGCGCTATGGTCGCAATTCGAAAATGTCATGGCAAAGGATGAGTCGAAACAACAAGGCGACAAAGCAGAACAGGAAGAACAAGGCGAACAAAATGAATGA
- a CDS encoding ras family domain-containing protein: MASQYRNSYYAPASHEQPRRQQRTRSSDGTVSTTVSSSSGRESAATHMTDVPSYSKKIVVVGDGGCGKTCLLISYSQGYFPEKYVPTVFENYITYPTHGPTGKTVELALWDTAGQEEYDRLRPLSYPETDLIFVCFAIDCPNSLDNVLDKWYPEVLHFCPYTPLILVGLKSDLRYKKTCIDMLKTQGLTPVTTEQGLAVSEKMGAQYMECSSKEMLGVDEIFERAILTVVANDRRNQDAMPTSSRTDKALPIPGMKPPKKKKRRCQLL; encoded by the exons ATGGCTTCGCAATACCGCAATTCATACTAcgcaccagccagccatgagcAGCCGCGACGTCAACAACGCACGCGCTCCAGCGACGGAACTGTCAGCACAACAGTGAGCTCATCATCTGGTCGGGAGTCTGCAGCAACCCACATGACGGACGTGCCCTCGTACTCGAAAAAGATTGTGGTGgtcggcgatggcggctGCGGCAAGACCTGTTTGCTCATCAGCTACAGCCAAGGCTATTTCCCAGAG AAATATGTCCCGACTGTCTTTGAAAACTACATTACTTACCCCACGCATGGTCCTACCGGAAAGACAGTCGAGTTGGCATTGTGGGATACTGCTGGCCAAGAGGAATACGACCGTCTGCGCCCTCTGTCTTATCCCGAGACTGATTTGATCTTTGTTTGTTTCGCCATTGACTGTCCCAACTCACTGGACAATGTTTTGGACAAG TGGTACCCTGAAGTCCTTCACTTCTGCCCTTACACGCCACTCATCCTCGTTGGCCTCAAGTCAGATCTGCGTTACAAAAAGACCTGCATCGACATGCTCAAGACGCAGGGCCTGACGCCAGTCACCACCGAACAGGGACTCGCAGTGTCCGAGAAGATGGGCGCTCAGTACATGGAGTGCAGCAGCAAGGAGATGCTTGGCGTCGACGAGATCTTTGAACGCGCCATTCTCACAGTTGTTGCCAATGACAGGAGGAACCAAGACGCCATGCCCACCAGTTCTCGCACCGACAAGGCCCTGCCAATTCCGGGGATGAAGCCtccgaagaagaagaagagacgaTGCCAGCTCCTCTAA
- a CDS encoding Skp1 family protein (similar to Metarhizium robertsii ARSEF 23 XP_007823797.1) yields MAMLQSPSKYVTLISGDGFEFVVLREAAMVSPIIKGMLDVRSQFAEAKDARCVFQEMSGMVLDKVVEYFHYWYRYRNSDDVPDMDIPVELCLELLAAADYLGLDQG; encoded by the exons atggccatgctgcAGTCTCCAAGCAAATACGTCACTCTCATATCTGGCGATGGATTCGAGTTTGTCGTTTTGCGCGAAGCTGCCATGGTGAGCCCGATCATCAAGGGCATGCTGGATGTGAGAA GCCAGTTTGCCGAGGCTAAAGATGCACGCTGTGTCTTTCAAGAAATGAG TGGCATGGTTCTCGACAAAGTGGTCGAGTACTTCCACTACTGGTACCGTTACCGGAATAGCGATGATGTCCCTGACATGGACATTCCTGTAGAGTTGTGTCTGGAGCTTTTGGCTGCGGCAGACTACTTGGGGCTGGACCA GGGTTAG
- a CDS encoding F-box domain-containing protein (similar to Togninia minima UCRPA7 XP_007915299.1), with the protein MASTVEMGEAVDRQKPQLPDDVLHYMLSFDILQQEDFLACRLVCRDMTPVATSFVFRHVRLEAIRVMDGHFMNIALSPSLRDHVREATCDTWVGGRFVDHVYHPYLLLTRFAKHLPCLRFFRNLHTLHLRFSPHCAKPGRSTSTYALEESTVFRYSVLDTVFRCLDGTWSAKEQQKIDSDLRIHGGILTSDYHVSDDDAFVDGPIPIHTLTIANLADYDDTRLTKSAAFQNVINSGNLRDLKLLITTGRNITVTDPAIHYRDRQNMYESLPTTWLSPGLAQHLRVLSLYGAGYWGWHPKMDFRLVNPTGESGSGIPNLKVLALGKYVFSHVWQIDWIANLGKNNRNGGLEELYLDNCPILACAAYPPPMDTSTTNLGLDADGKEIIISNHGYPRPEAEVHDYQVPGETDHAFCLRWCDILTRWQDTMPSLKVFKADKESWTIEKTDHATPMYGIRPERELLAHRRNHNEFRTYNCPSPPEERALAEKYMGGCVTLWLMFRTPLVTHPEFPLHYVKFDRELNPSALLGLSRYSPVCDLQVVSRATRELDMQVCTLFLANLGHRVKSSLASLWFGDD; encoded by the coding sequence ATGGCTTCCACCGTTGAGATGGGAGAAGCTGTAGACAGGCAGAAGCCGCAGCTTCCCGACGACGTCCTCCATTACATGCTCTCCTTCGACATCCTACAACAAGAAGACTTCCTTGCCTGTCGGCTGGTTTGCCGTGACATGACTCCCGTGGCAACGTCATTCGTATTCCGACATGTTCGCTTGGAGGCGATCCGTGTCATGGATGGCCACTTCATGAACATCGCTTTGTCACCAAGCTTGCGAGATCATGTCCGAGAAGCTACCTGCGATACTTGGGTCGGTGGCCGCTTCGTCGATCATGTCTATCACCCTTACCTCTTGCTGACACGCTTCGCGAAACACTTGCCTTGTCTGCGCTTCTTTCGCAACTTGCATACACTGCATCTACGGTTCAGCCCACACTGCGCAAAGCCTGGGCGTTCAACATCCACGTACGCCTTGGAAGAATCTACCGTCTTTCGGTACAGCGTTTTAGACACCGTGTTTCGGTGCCTTGATGGGACGTGGTCTGCCAAAGAGCAGCAGAAAATAGACTCGGATTTGCGAATTCACGGGGGCATACTGACCAGTGATTACCATGTGTCTGACGACGATGCTTTCGTCGACGGCCCAATCCCCATACACACTCTCACGATAGCGAATCTGGCGGACTATGATGACACTCGGCTGACAAAGTCGGCCGCGTTCCAGAATGTCATTAATTCTGGTAACCTGAGGGATCTAAAGCTCCTTATTACCACGGGACGGAACATAACAGTGACCGATCCCGCTATACACTATAGAGACAGGCAAAATATGTATGAAAGCCTGCCGACAACCTGGCTGTCTCCTGGCCTGGCACAACACCTGAGGGTCCTTTCACTCTACGGTGCTGGCTATTGGGGCTGGCATCCCAAGATGGATTTCCGGCTCGTGAATCCCACCGGCGAATCTGGCTCCGGAATTCCCAACCTGAAAGTCCTGGCTCTGGGGAAATACGTCTTCAGTCACGTGTGGCAAATCGACTGGATTGCAAATCTGGGCAAGAACAATAGGAACGGCGGGCTAGAGGAGCTCTATCTCGACAACTGTCCCATCCTAGCCTGCGCAGCATACCCACCACCAATGGACACGTCGACAACAAACCTAGGATTAGATGCCGATGGCAAGGAGATCATAATATCCAACCATGGCTACCCACGCCCCGAAGCAGAGGTCCACGACTACCAGGTGCCGGGTGAGACGGACCACGCATTCTGCCTCCGCTGGTGCGACATTCTCACTCGATGGCAGGACACGATGCCCTCCCTGAAGGTATTCAAAGCAGACAAAGAGTCTTGGACCATAGAAAAGACGGACCACGCGACACCCATGTATGGAATCCGTCCGGAACGCGAGCTCCTAGCCCACCGTAGGAACCACAACGAGTTCCGCACCTATAATTGTCCTTCACCGCCTGAGGAGCGAGCTCTTGCCGAAAAGTATATGGGCGGATGCGTCACTCTCTGGCTCATGTTCAGGACGCCACTCGTGACACACCCTGAATTTCCGCTACACTACGTCAAGTTCGATAGGGAACTTAACCCGAGTGCGCTGCTTGGACTGAGTAGATACAGCCCGGTGTGTGATTTGCAGGTGGTCAGTCGAGCGACTCGTGAGTTGGATATGCAGGTTTGCACGTTATTTCTGGCGAATCTTGGGCATCGTGtgaagtcaagtttggcgtCTTTGTGGTTCGGTGATGATTAG